In a genomic window of Lacrimispora sp. BS-2:
- a CDS encoding dicarboxylate/amino acid:cation symporter has protein sequence MKNIWNTYKSSVILLGSMVLGGVIGLFWGKGAKILQPVADIFLNLLYCCVVPLIFCSLTSAIAKMENLVKLRKILITFLIGTIITGVISCLFMVAAALMFDPAKGAVLDLAEKADNVNSSMNFLGMFTVNDFPLLFSKSNLMALIVFTVMFSIAIIMAGEKGKPVLKLMEGLSDIIVNVIGIVMKIAPIGLGCYFAILIGEYGDQVIGPLSRAIIIYCAVIVVYFVFSQTVMAYIGAGTAGVKRWWKTALAPTLTALGTCSSAATLPLNMIQGKQLGIPDDIADITIPLGANLHKDGACIIQILKIAFLCSIFGIPYATPRNIIMSIVVAVVASVVMGGIPAGGYVAEIFIISAFGFPTVAIPVMVLIGTITDAPATVVNVTGDTGLAMVIARIVDGKDWMKKEKDRFCG, from the coding sequence ATGAAAAACATTTGGAATACATATAAATCTTCCGTAATATTACTGGGTTCAATGGTTCTGGGAGGAGTGATCGGTCTTTTCTGGGGGAAAGGCGCAAAAATACTGCAGCCGGTTGCGGACATCTTCTTAAATTTGCTTTACTGTTGTGTTGTTCCCCTGATTTTCTGCTCATTGACTTCGGCGATTGCCAAAATGGAGAATTTGGTGAAACTAAGAAAAATACTGATCACGTTTCTGATAGGCACGATCATAACCGGAGTGATTTCATGTCTTTTCATGGTAGCTGCTGCACTGATGTTTGACCCAGCCAAAGGCGCTGTGCTGGATCTTGCAGAAAAGGCGGATAATGTGAACAGCAGCATGAATTTCTTAGGTATGTTTACAGTTAATGATTTTCCACTTTTATTTTCTAAAAGCAATCTGATGGCTTTGATTGTATTTACCGTTATGTTTTCAATCGCAATTATTATGGCTGGAGAAAAAGGAAAGCCGGTTCTAAAACTTATGGAAGGACTGTCCGATATCATTGTGAATGTGATTGGAATCGTAATGAAGATTGCACCGATTGGTTTGGGGTGTTATTTTGCGATCTTAATCGGAGAATATGGAGATCAGGTAATAGGACCTCTTTCCCGTGCCATTATCATTTATTGTGCTGTCATCGTTGTCTATTTTGTTTTTTCACAAACGGTCATGGCTTATATTGGCGCCGGTACAGCCGGAGTGAAACGGTGGTGGAAGACCGCACTTGCTCCAACATTAACCGCACTGGGAACTTGTTCTTCAGCGGCAACTCTTCCTCTGAATATGATTCAGGGCAAACAATTGGGTATTCCTGATGATATTGCGGATATTACCATACCGTTAGGAGCAAATTTACATAAAGACGGCGCATGTATTATCCAAATCCTGAAAATTGCTTTTTTATGTTCGATATTTGGAATTCCTTATGCAACACCCAGAAATATTATTATGTCCATCGTTGTGGCGGTGGTAGCATCTGTTGTCATGGGAGGAATTCCGGCCGGTGGATATGTTGCTGAAATATTCATTATATCGGCATTTGGATTCCCTACCGTTGCCATACCGGTTATGGTATTGATCGGGACCATAACAGATGCTCCTGCTACTGTAGTGAATGTAACGGGGGATACAGGACTTGCTATGGTGATAGCGAGGATCGTTGACGGTAAGGACTGGATGAAAAAAGAAAAAG
- a CDS encoding MalY/PatB family protein, with protein MGVKDFCSKYYVDRMGTASLKWDALDLRFGDPDLISMWVADMEFKVPEAVVEALHKRVDHGIFGYSFVPDSYYEAVIDWEYSHHGYKMKKEWMRISPGVVAALYWAVNMYTEENDSVIILTPVYYPFHNCVKDSKRNLVTCDLNYDKGIYTIDFEAFEKKIEENHVKMYIMCSPHNPAGRVWTEEELEKMLEICARHNVLVVSDEIHQDLVFGEKKHIPAATIANGKYGDNMITAFAASKTFNLATCLTSTIVIKNEELRKTWDEFTRVFNNVEVNIFGITAVEAALRGGNEWYQSLKKVICHNYQMVVEEMKEFPEVYIVPLEGTYLLFMDLRNYVDIEQIKEFTQNQCRLAVDYGEWFGENWKGFIRLNLGTTPEIVMSAIESIKTNLRKINR; from the coding sequence ATGGGAGTCAAAGATTTTTGCAGCAAGTATTATGTAGATCGTATGGGGACAGCTTCCTTAAAATGGGATGCGCTCGATCTACGGTTTGGGGATCCGGATTTGATATCCATGTGGGTGGCAGATATGGAATTTAAAGTACCGGAAGCTGTTGTTGAAGCATTACATAAGAGGGTTGATCATGGCATATTTGGCTATTCTTTCGTGCCGGATTCCTATTACGAGGCTGTTATTGATTGGGAATACAGCCATCATGGTTACAAAATGAAAAAAGAATGGATGCGGATTTCTCCCGGAGTTGTGGCGGCTTTGTATTGGGCGGTTAATATGTATACGGAAGAAAATGACTCCGTCATTATTCTTACACCGGTATATTATCCATTCCACAACTGTGTGAAAGACAGCAAACGTAATCTGGTTACTTGTGATTTGAATTATGATAAAGGGATCTATACCATTGATTTTGAAGCGTTTGAAAAGAAAATTGAAGAGAACCATGTAAAGATGTATATTATGTGTTCTCCTCACAATCCTGCAGGCCGTGTATGGACGGAAGAAGAGCTGGAGAAAATGCTGGAGATCTGCGCGCGCCATAATGTTTTGGTTGTATCTGACGAAATCCATCAGGATTTGGTGTTTGGAGAGAAAAAACATATTCCGGCAGCAACTATAGCCAACGGAAAATATGGGGACAATATGATTACTGCCTTTGCAGCATCTAAAACCTTTAATCTGGCAACTTGCTTAACTTCAACGATTGTAATCAAAAATGAGGAATTAAGAAAAACCTGGGATGAGTTCACCAGAGTATTTAATAATGTGGAGGTAAATATATTCGGTATTACGGCAGTGGAGGCCGCTTTAAGAGGGGGGAATGAGTGGTATCAATCCCTGAAGAAGGTGATCTGTCACAATTATCAGATGGTAGTGGAAGAGATGAAAGAGTTCCCGGAAGTTTATATTGTTCCACTTGAAGGAACTTACCTGCTTTTCATGGATTTAAGGAATTATGTAGACATTGAACAAATAAAAGAATTTACACAAAATCAGTGCAGACTGGCTGTCGATTACGGTGAATGGTTCGGTGAGAACTGGAAAGGCTTTATCCGGCTGAACTTAGGAACGACGCCTGAAATAGTAATGAGTGCAATTGAAAGCATAAAGACAAATTTAAGAAAAATTAATAGGTAA
- a CDS encoding MarR family transcriptional regulator has translation MKENQNLNESIIDETFHTLNERHNSIYQFVMRYNDYIISTHDYGLGILLSMIEAHTLTYIEENPGITITELASYWNKTKGALSQTVSRLSEKGLVTKEKKEGNAKNVLLYATDTGVKLSKAHKLYDTIDIAKTMGELKKECTPEEIDNFYKVISVYNKVIQNDFEINRGKKNNVCSSEHSI, from the coding sequence ATGAAAGAGAACCAAAATTTAAATGAAAGTATTATTGACGAGACTTTTCACACATTAAATGAAAGGCACAATAGTATTTATCAGTTTGTTATGCGATATAATGACTATATAATCTCAACACATGATTATGGGCTTGGCATCCTGCTCAGCATGATTGAAGCACACACACTCACTTATATTGAGGAAAACCCAGGTATAACCATTACAGAGCTGGCCTCCTATTGGAATAAAACAAAAGGTGCATTATCACAAACAGTCAGCCGGTTATCTGAAAAGGGACTTGTTACAAAAGAAAAAAAAGAAGGAAATGCTAAAAATGTGCTCCTGTATGCTACAGATACAGGAGTGAAACTCAGCAAAGCACATAAACTTTATGATACAATCGATATCGCCAAGACAATGGGGGAACTAAAAAAGGAATGCACCCCTGAAGAAATCGATAACTTTTATAAAGTAATATCGGTATACAACAAAGTCATTCAAAATGATTTTGAAATCAACCGGGGAAAGAAAAATAATGTATGTTCTTCTGAACATTCAATTTAA
- the rpmF gene encoding 50S ribosomal protein L32: protein MSICPKNKSSKARRDKRRANWKMSAPNLVKCSKCGALMMPHRVCKACGSYNKKEIISVE, encoded by the coding sequence ATGTCTATCTGTCCAAAGAACAAATCTTCTAAAGCAAGAAGAGACAAACGTAGAGCAAACTGGAAGATGAGCGCTCCAAACTTAGTGAAGTGCAGCAAGTGCGGTGCACTTATGATGCCTCACAGAGTATGCAAGGCTTGCGGTTCTTACAACAAGAAAGAAATCATTTCTGTTGAGTAA
- a CDS encoding DUF177 domain-containing protein translates to MLINLTELFTLEGKEKTYTPDLEMKVYHGPGGDYEVVDAEPVLLRIMNLGDKKLEVEGKAKLALLIPCDRCLEPVRVDLNFDVIRTLDLSETDTGIVEDFKEQPFVNGYNLDVDQLVCDELILNLPMKVLCSEDCKGICNRCGTNLNHETCDCDIRSADPRMAVIQDIFKQFKEV, encoded by the coding sequence ATGCTTATTAATTTAACTGAGTTGTTCACCCTGGAAGGGAAAGAGAAAACTTACACACCCGATCTTGAGATGAAGGTCTATCACGGGCCAGGTGGTGATTATGAAGTGGTGGATGCAGAACCTGTGCTGCTGCGGATTATGAATCTGGGAGACAAAAAGCTGGAAGTGGAAGGAAAAGCGAAATTAGCTTTGCTCATTCCATGTGACCGTTGCTTGGAGCCGGTGCGTGTTGACCTGAATTTTGATGTAATTCGTACTCTTGATTTAAGTGAAACGGATACGGGTATTGTAGAAGATTTCAAAGAACAACCATTTGTTAATGGTTATAATCTGGATGTAGACCAGTTGGTTTGTGATGAACTCATACTGAACCTGCCTATGAAAGTTCTCTGCAGTGAAGACTGTAAGGGGATTTGTAATAGATGTGGAACAAATCTCAATCACGAGACTTGTGACTGCGATATTAGGTCTGCAGACCCTAGAATGGCAGTCATCCAGGATATTTTTAAACAGTTTAAGGAGGTGTAA
- a CDS encoding acetate kinase, with the protein MKILVINCGSSSLKYQLIDMENEGVLAIGLCERIGINGSKLSHKAEGKEKMEVEKEMPNHTVAIKLVMDALVDPTYGIIKDTSEISAVGHRALHAGTIYSDSIVVNEDVKKVIRDCFDLGPLHNPANLMGIEACEKAMPGVPNVAVFDTSFGMGMPEKASMYAIPQEYYEKYSIRRYGFHGTSHKFVSNEALKYCDLDSKNGKVIVCHLGNGASISASIGGKCVDTSMGLTPLEGLIMGTRSGDIDPAVVQFICNKEGKSVNEVLDILNKKSGILGMSGGISSDFRDVQKAQGEGNHLADVAIQAFIYRVAKYIGAYAAAMNGVDAIVFTAGVGENDRPIRGAVCEYLGYLGVSIDDEINKTRGKRVMISTPDSKVKVCVIPTNEELAIARETKALV; encoded by the coding sequence ATGAAAATTTTAGTTATTAACTGCGGAAGCTCTTCCTTAAAATACCAGTTGATCGATATGGAGAATGAGGGAGTCTTAGCAATCGGTTTATGCGAGAGAATCGGTATTAACGGTTCCAAGCTGTCTCACAAGGCAGAAGGAAAAGAGAAAATGGAAGTAGAAAAAGAGATGCCGAACCATACCGTTGCTATCAAGCTGGTTATGGATGCATTGGTTGACCCAACATACGGCATAATCAAAGATACCAGTGAAATTTCTGCGGTAGGCCACCGGGCTCTTCATGCCGGCACAATTTACAGCGATTCCATCGTAGTAAATGAAGATGTGAAAAAGGTTATCCGTGACTGTTTTGATTTAGGACCTTTGCATAATCCGGCAAACTTAATGGGAATTGAAGCATGTGAGAAAGCAATGCCAGGAGTTCCTAATGTAGCAGTATTTGATACCTCTTTCGGCATGGGAATGCCTGAAAAAGCCTCCATGTATGCAATTCCTCAGGAATATTATGAGAAATACAGCATTCGCCGTTACGGCTTCCATGGAACAAGCCACAAATTTGTATCCAATGAAGCCTTAAAGTATTGTGATCTGGATTCTAAGAACGGCAAGGTGATTGTTTGCCATTTAGGAAACGGAGCCAGCATTTCTGCATCCATCGGCGGCAAGTGCGTGGATACCAGCATGGGACTCACTCCTTTAGAGGGACTTATCATGGGTACCAGAAGTGGTGATATCGATCCTGCTGTTGTACAGTTTATCTGCAATAAGGAAGGCAAGAGCGTCAATGAGGTACTGGACATTTTAAATAAAAAATCCGGTATCCTTGGTATGTCCGGCGGTATTTCCAGCGATTTCCGTGATGTGCAGAAGGCACAGGGAGAAGGGAACCATCTGGCTGATGTTGCCATTCAGGCATTTATTTACCGCGTGGCAAAATACATCGGCGCTTATGCAGCAGCAATGAACGGCGTTGACGCCATTGTATTTACTGCAGGCGTAGGTGAGAACGATAGACCTATCAGAGGTGCGGTTTGCGAATATTTAGGCTATCTTGGTGTTTCCATTGATGATGAAATCAATAAAACAAGAGGAAAACGTGTCATGATCTCCACACCTGATTCTAAGGTAAAGGTATGCGTAATTCCTACCAATGAAGAGCTGGCCATTGCAAGAGAGACAAAGGCTCTGGTATAA
- a CDS encoding phosphate propanoyltransferase, whose translation MNFIVETSARHVHLTQEHLEILFGKGYELTKKKYLSQPGQFACEERVTVIGSKGEFKGISILGPVRKATQVELSATDARSIGIAAPLRESGDVAGSGACKIIGPVGEIEITEGVIVAKRHIHATPAEAEKLGVKDDEIVSVKVATDGRSLIFGDVVVRVKDNYALAMHIDTDESNAASCSREQYGEIIK comes from the coding sequence ATGAATTTTATCGTTGAAACATCAGCTCGTCATGTACATCTAACTCAGGAACATCTTGAGATTTTATTTGGAAAGGGCTATGAGTTAACAAAGAAAAAATATTTATCCCAGCCAGGCCAGTTTGCCTGTGAGGAGAGAGTGACTGTTATAGGTTCTAAGGGCGAGTTTAAAGGAATTTCCATTTTGGGACCGGTTAGAAAAGCGACTCAGGTAGAGCTTTCCGCAACCGATGCCCGTTCCATTGGAATTGCAGCGCCTTTGAGAGAATCCGGCGACGTTGCTGGCAGCGGTGCGTGCAAGATCATTGGACCTGTCGGTGAAATCGAGATAACAGAAGGCGTGATCGTTGCAAAACGTCATATCCATGCAACTCCTGCAGAAGCAGAAAAACTCGGTGTTAAGGATGATGAAATCGTATCTGTGAAGGTTGCTACAGACGGTAGAAGCCTTATCTTCGGAGATGTGGTTGTACGAGTAAAAGACAATTATGCTTTGGCAATGCACATTGATACAGATGAATCCAATGCGGCAAGCTGCAGCAGAGAACAGTACGGCGAAATTATTAAATAA
- a CDS encoding nucleotidyltransferase produces MKNKNSLAVGIIAEYNPFHDGHAYHIRRAKELTQSEYCIVVMSGDFVQRGSPAIYDKYTRTAMALSCGADLVIELPSVFASSSAEDFAACGVALLNNLGVVDGLCFGSECGNVEKLSGIASILATEPSVYTKELRRELKKGATFPQARNKALISCGILDEEDASILASPNNILGIEYCKALYRQKSLMTPVTISRKGYGYHDTSLAPEGFSSATGIRKVLRENPDILIQAESSLIQVPDSVKQIMAKGFPVFPDDFSALLNTTLLKLDYEGIPFEKYADVSEELAARLLRQLPDFLPFEEKINHLKTRQYTYTRISRALLHIALGITSHQVTLGRNAGYAPYARVLGFKKTSTDLMGEIKKRGSIPLITKTADSRLILSGAAWSMLRQDFYCSHIYQTILQDKYGIKMKNEFTHSVVIL; encoded by the coding sequence ATGAAAAATAAAAATTCTCTTGCCGTTGGCATTATCGCTGAATACAACCCTTTTCACGATGGACACGCCTATCATATCAGGAGGGCCAAGGAGCTGACACAGTCAGAGTACTGCATCGTTGTCATGAGCGGAGATTTTGTCCAAAGAGGATCTCCTGCCATCTATGATAAATATACCAGAACAGCCATGGCATTGTCCTGCGGGGCCGATCTTGTGATCGAGCTTCCGTCAGTCTTTGCCTCCAGCAGTGCAGAGGATTTTGCCGCCTGCGGTGTTGCCCTCCTTAATAATCTGGGAGTGGTTGACGGCCTCTGCTTTGGAAGCGAATGCGGAAATGTGGAAAAACTTTCCGGTATTGCTTCTATTTTAGCCACGGAGCCCTCTGTTTATACGAAGGAGCTGCGCAGGGAGTTAAAAAAAGGGGCTACCTTTCCCCAGGCCAGAAACAAGGCTCTCATCTCCTGCGGGATCCTGGATGAGGAGGACGCCTCCATTCTGGCGTCCCCAAATAACATTCTGGGAATCGAATATTGCAAGGCTCTTTACCGGCAGAAAAGCTTAATGACTCCCGTCACCATTTCCAGAAAAGGGTATGGATATCACGATACCAGCCTTGCCCCAGAAGGTTTCAGCTCTGCCACCGGGATCCGAAAAGTCCTTCGTGAAAACCCGGATATTCTGATACAGGCGGAGTCCTCTCTGATTCAGGTACCGGATTCCGTAAAACAGATAATGGCCAAGGGCTTTCCAGTATTTCCTGATGATTTCAGCGCCTTGTTAAACACCACCCTGCTTAAACTGGACTACGAGGGAATTCCCTTTGAAAAGTATGCCGATGTTTCAGAGGAATTGGCGGCCAGACTTTTAAGGCAGCTTCCGGATTTCCTTCCTTTTGAGGAAAAAATCAACCACTTAAAAACAAGGCAGTATACCTATACCCGGATCAGCCGGGCCCTTCTCCATATCGCCCTCGGGATCACTTCCCACCAGGTCACTCTGGGACGAAACGCCGGTTATGCCCCATATGCCCGTGTTTTAGGCTTTAAAAAAACTTCCACAGACCTTATGGGAGAAATAAAAAAGAGAGGGAGCATCCCTCTCATCACAAAAACTGCCGATTCCAGGCTCATTCTTTCCGGAGCAGCCTGGTCCATGCTCCGGCAGGATTTTTACTGCTCCCATATTTATCAGACTATTCTACAGGACAAATATGGAATAAAAATGAAAAATGAGTTCACTCATTCCGTCGTCATCCTATGA
- a CDS encoding NUDIX domain-containing protein, whose protein sequence is MELWDVYDENRVATGKTHVRGLPLGTGEYHLVADVWLVNENQEILLTRRHPDKPYGLMWECTGGSVLAGETSVEGALRELSEEVGIRAEKEQLLLIHSIRLKERFVDTYITRQNVTIKDITIQQEEVVDAKFATFEQLLEMWKQGIVVPKSRFLLYKDRISEFLQPPS, encoded by the coding sequence ATGGAGCTTTGGGATGTTTATGATGAAAACCGGGTAGCCACCGGTAAAACCCATGTTCGCGGACTTCCGCTGGGTACAGGAGAATACCACCTTGTAGCGGATGTATGGCTGGTTAACGAGAATCAGGAGATTCTGCTGACCAGAAGGCATCCGGATAAGCCCTATGGCCTTATGTGGGAATGCACCGGAGGCTCTGTTCTTGCTGGAGAAACAAGCGTTGAAGGAGCCCTTCGTGAGCTTTCAGAAGAGGTTGGGATCCGGGCAGAAAAAGAGCAGCTCCTCCTGATTCATTCCATCCGCCTGAAGGAGCGGTTTGTGGACACCTATATCACCAGACAAAATGTTACCATAAAAGACATAACCATTCAGCAGGAAGAAGTGGTAGATGCAAAATTTGCCACATTTGAACAGCTTCTTGAAATGTGGAAACAGGGAATCGTAGTTCCCAAATCCCGGTTTCTTCTATATAAAGACAGGATCAGCGAATTCCTTCAACCGCCGTCATAG
- a CDS encoding phenylpyruvate tautomerase MIF-related protein: protein MPFINSKVNVTLSEEEKTALKTRLGQAISLIPGKSESWLMIGFEDNCSLYFKGKNNTKLAFVEVKIFGHASERDYDRLTVEICKIYKDVLSIAQDKIYVKYEEVDHWGWNGGNF from the coding sequence GTGCCTTTCATCAACTCTAAAGTAAATGTCACATTATCAGAAGAAGAAAAAACAGCACTAAAAACAAGACTTGGACAGGCCATCAGCCTCATTCCCGGTAAATCGGAAAGCTGGCTCATGATTGGTTTTGAAGATAACTGTTCCCTTTATTTTAAAGGGAAAAATAATACAAAGCTGGCTTTTGTGGAAGTGAAGATTTTTGGACATGCATCAGAACGGGATTACGACCGGCTGACTGTTGAAATCTGTAAAATCTATAAGGATGTGCTTTCCATTGCCCAGGATAAAATTTATGTAAAATATGAGGAAGTGGATCACTGGGGTTGGAATGGAGGAAACTTTTAA
- a CDS encoding SAM-dependent methyltransferase yields the protein MEQKEQEHLIQIVREFLDENLLRIVISNPSDKQGVSKVKVRPLLLKKSLVFQAEELVGNQAFHKNYSAEECITYIADLLDGKLRQMELESRKGQVRVLVSKKGSLSIKVKRQQKIEAPSPVPQHNRQKSYIIKEGTPVPFLVDLGVMTAEGKVIASKYDKFRQINRFLEFIEDILPRLDKNRENVIIDFGCGKSYLTFAMYYYLHELKGYLIRVIGLDLKQTVIDDCNRLGERYGYDMLKFYHGDIASYEGVDHVDMVVTLHACDTATDYALAKAVRWGASVILSVPCCQHELNKTMHQELMAPVFQYGLIRERMAALYTDALRAEILENQGYRTQILEFIDMEHTPKNILIRGVKQGGRKDNRSEIQEIMGFLHGKLTLADLLLKEDRK from the coding sequence ATGGAACAAAAGGAACAAGAACATTTAATTCAAATAGTCAGAGAATTTCTCGATGAAAATCTGCTTCGGATCGTAATCAGCAATCCATCGGATAAGCAGGGCGTTTCCAAGGTAAAGGTACGCCCGCTTTTGCTAAAGAAAAGCCTGGTTTTTCAGGCGGAGGAGCTGGTGGGAAACCAGGCCTTTCATAAGAATTATTCTGCAGAGGAATGCATAACCTATATTGCAGACCTGTTAGATGGTAAGCTGCGCCAGATGGAGCTGGAATCCCGTAAAGGCCAGGTAAGAGTTCTGGTGAGCAAAAAGGGAAGTCTCAGCATCAAGGTGAAGCGGCAGCAGAAAATTGAGGCACCTTCCCCAGTCCCTCAGCATAACAGACAGAAGAGCTACATTATAAAGGAAGGAACGCCGGTTCCCTTTCTGGTGGACTTAGGAGTTATGACGGCGGAAGGAAAAGTCATTGCTTCAAAGTATGATAAATTTCGTCAGATCAACCGTTTTTTGGAATTTATTGAGGATATCCTTCCCAGGCTTGACAAGAACAGAGAAAATGTGATCATTGATTTTGGCTGCGGAAAATCCTATCTGACCTTTGCCATGTATTACTATCTCCATGAGCTGAAAGGGTATTTGATCCGCGTCATCGGGCTGGATTTAAAGCAGACGGTCATTGACGACTGTAACCGTCTGGGAGAACGGTATGGATATGATATGTTAAAATTTTATCATGGAGATATCGCTTCCTATGAGGGAGTGGACCATGTAGATATGGTAGTGACCCTTCACGCCTGTGATACTGCTACGGATTATGCCCTGGCAAAGGCGGTCCGATGGGGGGCTTCTGTCATTTTATCGGTTCCCTGCTGTCAGCATGAGCTGAACAAAACCATGCATCAGGAGCTTATGGCTCCCGTATTCCAATATGGACTGATCCGGGAACGGATGGCCGCCCTTTATACCGATGCCCTCAGGGCAGAAATTCTGGAAAACCAGGGATACCGTACCCAGATCCTGGAATTCATTGACATGGAGCACACTCCGAAGAATATTCTGATCAGGGGAGTAAAACAGGGAGGAAGGAAAGATAACCGCAGTGAGATCCAGGAAATCATGGGATTTCTCCATGGGAAGCTGACCCTTGCAGATCTGCTGTTAAAAGAGGATAGGAAATAG
- a CDS encoding histidine phosphatase family protein, with translation MNIYLIRHGRQSSKLCNVDVDLSEAGRRQAALVGERLASKGIEAVYSSHLIRAVETAREANRYWNGKHIIRQELREISFGEMEGMADGDIAARFKDFKKEQERMEQDLPYPGGENAGDVIKRAIPVLEEIAASGYQNVAVVTHGGVIRTVTTALLHMEPKYYRLLGNSLENCSITEVCWNEKTGRFFMERFNDFAHLEPYPELLRVSWVDAEN, from the coding sequence ATGAATATTTATTTAATTCGCCATGGAAGGCAGAGCAGCAAACTCTGTAATGTTGATGTGGATCTATCCGAGGCAGGCCGCCGCCAGGCGGCATTAGTCGGGGAACGGCTGGCTTCCAAGGGTATTGAAGCAGTATATTCCAGCCATTTGATCCGGGCTGTGGAAACTGCCAGAGAGGCAAACCGCTATTGGAATGGAAAGCACATCATAAGGCAGGAACTTAGGGAGATTTCCTTTGGAGAAATGGAAGGCATGGCGGATGGGGACATAGCAGCAAGATTTAAAGATTTTAAGAAAGAGCAGGAACGGATGGAACAGGATTTGCCCTATCCTGGAGGCGAGAACGCCGGGGACGTAATAAAACGGGCCATTCCTGTCCTTGAAGAAATTGCTGCAAGCGGTTACCAGAATGTTGCAGTTGTGACTCACGGAGGAGTGATCCGCACTGTGACCACAGCACTGCTTCATATGGAGCCGAAATATTACCGCCTCCTTGGAAATTCCCTTGAGAACTGCAGCATCACGGAAGTGTGCTGGAATGAAAAAACAGGGCGTTTTTTCATGGAACGATTTAATGATTTTGCACATCTGGAACCTTATCCGGAGCTTTTGCGGGTAAGCTGGGTGGATGCAGAAAACTGA